From Euwallacea fornicatus isolate EFF26 chromosome 35, ASM4011564v1, whole genome shotgun sequence, a single genomic window includes:
- the LOC136348758 gene encoding uncharacterized protein — translation MDVQTRGKVESGEVKCEEAHQHIMSKSVKRPFDVAFLMLPDEKLKEKQRKLPKSSNFGKEIDNNNDEEDVEVEIEDSVCELKGNRQSYFTQKQQIFDDPGLIKLSKPYEGQKSAFTKVNLSKEARMSPSLSLSPDINYQNSLSPSPPIANRQYQGFPASMLPQNQIFKSSMYQGGGFMPENFQPQSTIEGHFLATKAPELMQPTFPKLRPAMYRPDLAYNYHQFPNQDLLKIASPAELKFGADVRGPAAAILTSLLPPSLAALSLPGQNVCAKCNITFRMTSDLVYHMRSHHKNDANDMHKRRREEKLKCPVCAESFRERHHLTRHMTAHQDKDDDDKESKKDGH, via the coding sequence ATGGATGTGCAAACGAGAGGTAAAGTCGAGAGTGGTGAAGTGAAGTGTGAAGAAGCTCATCAGCATATCATGTCTAAAAGTGTGAAGCGACCCTTCGATGTGGCTTTCCTCATGCTGCCCGATGAGAAGCTTAAAGAGAAGCAGCGCAAACTTCCCAAGAGCTCGAATTTTGGCAAAGAAATCGACAACAATAACGATGAGGAGGACGTTGAGGTTGAGATCGAGGACTCTGTGTGCGAGTTAAAAGGAAACAGACAGAGTTACTTCACTCAGAAACAGCAAATATTCGACGATCCGGGGCTGATAAAGCTCAGCAAGCCCTACGAGGGGCAGAAGAGCGCTTTTACCAAGGTAAATTTGTCCAAGGAGGCCCGCATGAGCCCTAGCCTGTCCTTAAGCCCGGACATAAACTACCAAAACTCGCTTAGCCCGTCCCCGCCCATCGCGAACAGGCAGTACCAAGGATTCCCCGCAAGCATGCTCCCACAGAACCAAATCTTCAAGTCTTCCATGTATCAGGGTGGTGGCTTCATGCCTGAAAACTTTCAACCCCAATCTACGATCGAAGGCCACTTTCTCGCCACCAAAGCTCCAGAGCTTATGCAGCCCACTTTCCCCAAACTTAGACCCGCAATGTACAGACCGGACTTGGCCTACAATTACCATCAATTCCCGAATCAGGACCTGCTGAAAATCGCCTCTCCCGCCGAGTTAAAGTTTGGGGCAGATGTTCGGGGTCCGGCGGCAGCGATTCTGACCTCCCTCCTGCCCCCCTCGTTGGCGGCATTGTCGCTTCCCGGTCAGAATGTTTGTGCCAAATGCAACATAACATTTAGAATGACCTCCGACCTCGTTTATCACATGAGATCGCACCACAAAAACGACGCGAACGACATGCATAAGCGAAGGAGAGAGGAGAAACTCAAGTGTCCGGTTTGCGCGGAGTCGTTCAGGGAACGACATCATTTGACCAGACATATGACCGCTCATCAGGATAAGGATGACGACGACAAGGAGAGTAAGAAGGATGGACATTAA